From Deltaproteobacteria bacterium:
TGACGGCAGTCGTGGAGCCGCACGTCGCCGAGCCCTGCCCGCCCGCGGAGCCTCATCCAGATCGCATCGAGGTTCGCGAGCCGCGTTCCGGGCTTCCGCCCCTCGATCACCCACGGTTTGTCCTTCGTCCGCGGTATCCCGGCCAGCACCGCCTTCACCGCCCGCGTGCGCGGCACGCCGCGCCCTCCCGCCCTGCCGTCCCCC
This genomic window contains:
- a CDS encoding tyrosine-type recombinase/integrase — its product is GDGRAGGRGVPRTRAVKAVLAGIPRTKDKPWVIEGRKPGTRLANLDAIWMRLRGRAGLGDVRLHDCRHSYASRALALGEGLSMIGALLGHAKVATTARYAHLARDTEKASAARVGGSIGADILPPGAV